A stretch of DNA from Kangiella sediminilitoris:
AGCTACTGGAACTAAAGGCCAGCGGAGTTGAGAGAGTGGTTGCCCTGTGTGGTATGTTGAAAGATAAAGACGCTGACTCCTGTCTTAATGCCATGACAGCCATCGATCAGTGGCATTTTATAGATTTACCTGCCCCCAGGGGGAGAAAAGCAAAGGAACTGTTGCAAAAACTTCCACAAATGTCGCAAAATAACGCTAAATGTTATTCATCACTAAAAGCATTTAATGAGTCATGTGTCACTCATTCATGCCTTAAGTCGTCAGAAGCATTGATTGTTTTTGGCTCTTTTGTAACAGTTGGTTTGTTTGTAGATCAGTGGAATAAAGAAGGTTTTGCGTGGATATAAAACTTAAACATCGCCTAGTCGGTGCCTGTGTCATATTGGCGTTAGCCGTATTCTTTTTACCAATGATATTGGATAGCGAAAAGTATCGCTCAGACATCAAGAGCCAAATTCCAGCAACCCCCACTTTGCAAAGTAGTGAACCAGAAGTTTCAGTTTCTAATGCAGAGGATTCTGGATCTCTTACTATAAACCTGGATGAGGATGAGCCTCAGAAAGCCATTGAGGAACCTGTGTCTGAGACAGAAGGCGATAAAACAAGTTCTGTCACGGAGCAAAGTGAAGCTACTACTAAAGAGTCTAAAGAAGAACTTACGGAAGCTAATAAGCAAGAAGGCATTTCTAAACAAGAGCCGACTTCAGAGGGTGGCTCTGAATCCAACCTAAACGATTCCATCGCTGACACAAATGATAATTCTGGTGACCAGGTCGTAGAAGATAACCGCGCAGCTGACAAAGAGCCTACAGAGAATGCGCCTTCACAGTCGACCGAAACAAACTTTGAAGGTCAACCATGGGTGATTCAAATAGGCTCATTTTCAAATAAGGACAATGCAACTGGCCTGATTGCTGACCTACGAGATCAGGGGTACAGAGCGTACCAGCGCCAAAGTGGTAAGTTCACAAGAGTTTTTGTTGGACCTTATCCAGATAAAGAGGCTGCCCTGGAACGACAGCCTGGCCTTGAGAAAATTATCGGCACGCCTGTAAAGCTCATAGAGTTTGATGCCGGCGAACATTAGAGTCTGATTTGACAGATAAAGCTGTTATTGGTTATTCCTCTGAGCTTAATGCTCTGGTAAAATGCGCACTGA
This window harbors:
- a CDS encoding SPOR domain-containing protein, giving the protein MDIKLKHRLVGACVILALAVFFLPMILDSEKYRSDIKSQIPATPTLQSSEPEVSVSNAEDSGSLTINLDEDEPQKAIEEPVSETEGDKTSSVTEQSEATTKESKEELTEANKQEGISKQEPTSEGGSESNLNDSIADTNDNSGDQVVEDNRAADKEPTENAPSQSTETNFEGQPWVIQIGSFSNKDNATGLIADLRDQGYRAYQRQSGKFTRVFVGPYPDKEAALERQPGLEKIIGTPVKLIEFDAGEH